One window from the genome of Anaerococcus sp. Marseille-Q7828 encodes:
- a CDS encoding class C sortase codes for MPFNKKKVKEEKVNKVKKKKPQSKASKWIWRSVFLIGFLVMFYPLINRLYYRIDSTGQVDTFKAGTNNLSTDEVKRRIGLAHAYNESLSGENIADDPYTRKKQEEGRKEYARMLEVSEMIGHVEIPRINQDLPIFAGTSEDILQKGVGHLEGTSLPVGGNSTHAVLTAHSGLPEATLFTHLNQLEIGDKFYVHNIEGVMAYQVDQIKVIEPSNFDDLMVAPGHDYVTLLTCTPIMINTHRLIVRGHRVPYVPAVDEELIRTNKANWIFRILFFVALFLIIVLIIRLIKLRRENKDYYKRLEEVRKEQEDLKKMFMNSGNFRNYQGSSDMFEQMRSTDPKNTDGPNNLGNSNE; via the coding sequence ATGCCTTTTAATAAGAAAAAAGTTAAAGAAGAAAAAGTTAATAAAGTTAAGAAGAAAAAGCCCCAGTCCAAGGCTTCTAAATGGATTTGGAGGTCTGTTTTCCTTATTGGTTTTTTGGTTATGTTCTATCCTTTGATCAACCGCTTGTACTATCGTATAGATTCTACAGGGCAAGTTGATACTTTTAAGGCTGGGACTAACAACCTTTCTACAGATGAGGTCAAAAGACGTATAGGTCTGGCTCATGCTTACAATGAGTCCTTGTCTGGTGAGAATATTGCAGATGACCCATATACTAGGAAAAAGCAAGAAGAGGGTCGCAAGGAATATGCTCGTATGTTGGAAGTGTCTGAGATGATAGGACACGTGGAGATACCTCGTATCAACCAAGACTTGCCAATTTTTGCAGGTACTAGCGAGGACATCCTCCAAAAGGGTGTAGGCCACCTTGAAGGTACGTCTCTTCCAGTTGGAGGCAACTCAACCCACGCTGTTTTGACAGCTCACTCTGGTTTGCCTGAGGCAACTTTATTTACCCACCTTAACCAACTTGAGATTGGAGATAAGTTCTATGTTCACAACATAGAAGGGGTTATGGCCTATCAAGTAGACCAGATTAAGGTAATAGAGCCTAGCAATTTCGATGATTTGATGGTTGCTCCAGGTCACGATTATGTGACACTTTTGACTTGTACGCCGATAATGATTAACACTCATAGACTTATAGTAAGGGGGCACAGAGTACCATACGTACCTGCTGTGGATGAAGAATTGATTAGAACAAACAAAGCAAACTGGATATTTAGAATATTATTTTTCGTAGCCTTATTCTTGATTATAGTTCTTATCATAAGACTTATTAAGTTAAGACGTGAGAACAAAGACTATTACAAACGTCTAGAAGAAGTTAGGAAAGAACAAGAAGATTTGAAGAAGATGTTTATGAACTCAGGCAATTTTAGAAATTACCAAGGATCTTCGGATATGTTTGAGCAGATGAGGTCTACGGATCCAAAGAATACTGATGGTCCAAACAATCTAGGTAATAGTAATGAATAG
- a CDS encoding class C sortase: MNRKGILKKNLPFILIFILGLLIFAYPLISQKYYEIESTNEVVEFKKKTDEVDKADVEKRIDLARAYNSTLDPSRLADPFTEKEKEGRAEYARMLEVNEMLGHVEIPRIGQDLPVYAGTSDDVLEKGLGHLEGTSLPIGGTSTHTVITGHRGLPNAKMFRNLDQLVEGDIFYIHNIETTLAYQIDHIEVVDPSNFEPVMVKEGEDLATLLTCTPYMINSHRLLVRGHRIPYQEAIDDGVANTPRLKPDFLQLFLVMLPVIVFLLIILIREAKRRKRLSREVESIEQEIKAYKN; encoded by the coding sequence ATGAATAGGAAGGGCATACTTAAGAAAAACCTGCCTTTCATCCTCATCTTTATCCTAGGACTGTTGATTTTTGCCTATCCGCTTATAAGCCAGAAGTACTATGAAATAGAATCTACCAATGAAGTTGTAGAGTTTAAGAAGAAAACTGATGAAGTTGACAAGGCTGATGTAGAAAAACGTATAGACCTAGCTCGTGCCTACAACTCTACCCTAGATCCTTCTAGGCTTGCCGATCCTTTTACAGAAAAGGAAAAAGAGGGTCGAGCAGAATATGCTAGGATGCTTGAGGTAAATGAGATGCTAGGCCATGTGGAAATACCGAGGATTGGCCAAGACTTGCCAGTATATGCTGGTACAAGTGATGATGTTCTGGAGAAGGGTCTTGGCCACTTGGAAGGTACATCTCTTCCTATAGGCGGGACTTCCACCCACACGGTTATCACTGGTCACAGAGGCTTGCCAAACGCCAAGATGTTTAGAAACTTGGACCAATTGGTAGAAGGAGATATCTTCTATATCCACAACATAGAAACAACCCTAGCTTATCAAATTGACCACATTGAGGTTGTAGACCCATCGAATTTTGAACCAGTTATGGTCAAGGAAGGCGAAGATTTGGCAACACTTTTGACCTGTACACCATATATGATCAATTCACACAGGCTCTTGGTAAGAGGTCATAGAATCCCATATCAGGAAGCCATAGACGATGGTGTGGCCAATACACCTAGACTAAAACCAGACTTCTTACAATTATTCTTGGTAATGCTACCAGTAATAGTATTTTTGCTAATAATATTGATAAGAGAAGCGAAGAGGAGAAAGAGATTGTCAAGGGAGGTAGAGAGTATTGAACAAGAAATTAAAGCTTACAAAAACTAA
- a CDS encoding class C sortase yields MNKKLKLTKTNTLGYILILVGLLFVTIPLIRRSYKDYSARMAEKEFRQIQENRNKEEVAEETKNAEEYNEIVKNSDITVSDPFTAEDYKTSYEKFQNTNIPFAYLVIPKLDKRLPLYLDATLDHISRGVAQVDGTSIPVGGPGTRSVIAGHRGWWGDTMFLYLDQLNYGDYVYVERAEQTMRYVVSDKEVIDPYDWDKLAPRGDADIISLMTCSPFLPPRPNRLLVNCVRDETTKTIAEEFKLLGTDDYPVSQKDEEENKVSSTDKTVAMTRIATLVLAILGTLLFILILIRFIRRLKNTINNR; encoded by the coding sequence TTGAACAAGAAATTAAAGCTTACAAAAACTAATACACTTGGATATATCCTAATACTTGTGGGACTTTTGTTTGTAACAATTCCACTTATAAGGAGATCTTACAAAGACTACTCTGCCCGTATGGCTGAAAAAGAATTTAGGCAAATCCAAGAAAATAGAAACAAAGAAGAAGTCGCAGAAGAAACAAAAAATGCAGAAGAGTACAACGAAATAGTGAAAAATTCTGACATAACTGTAAGTGACCCATTTACAGCCGAAGACTACAAGACAAGTTATGAGAAGTTTCAAAACACAAATATTCCCTTTGCCTATCTAGTGATTCCAAAGCTAGATAAACGCCTACCCTTATATCTTGATGCAACACTTGACCACATATCAAGAGGGGTTGCCCAAGTAGATGGGACTTCTATCCCAGTAGGTGGCCCAGGCACAAGGTCAGTCATAGCTGGCCACAGGGGCTGGTGGGGAGATACCATGTTCCTATACCTTGACCAGCTAAACTACGGTGACTATGTCTATGTAGAGCGTGCCGAACAAACTATGCGCTATGTAGTAAGCGACAAGGAAGTCATCGACCCTTACGATTGGGACAAATTGGCCCCAAGGGGGGATGCGGATATTATAAGTCTTATGACTTGTTCACCATTTTTGCCACCAAGACCAAATAGACTCTTGGTAAATTGTGTTCGTGATGAAACAACGAAGACCATAGCTGAGGAATTCAAACTCCTAGGCACAGATGACTATCCAGTAAGTCAAAAAGATGAGGAAGAAAACAAAGTTTCATCAACAGACAAAACAGTAGCAATGACAAGGATAGCAACCCTAGTTCTTGCAATACTTGGAACACTACTATTTATATTAATATTAATAAGATTTATAAGAAGACTAAAAAATACAATTAATAATCGATGA
- a CDS encoding InlB B-repeat-containing protein: protein MINKVISAFMAFSMMLSSTITPIKATSTLDSNAYTIMSLDDNNQSEENNESILLESDSKPETSSDIEVKDSSEEKIIYSQQSLIADIYTDNSFGKDLDYQIKIKGTFPEDASIKAYIKANNEKSSDREDILSFAYEIFDKDGNVIEENSSQTFEIEIKSDEISSNDQYFLYENNRYKTINKFNLLDGSITFYSKAKRFILERNKTKDLDSKESKLEDDFDEELTYQDLYAEIYKDKSYDKKAYDPTKIKLNGLLPVGARVKAYPVEIKIEGQEVLAAYDITVFDKDGKEYKVGPDNNIGVKITNKKIKKAKKVDVYHKENEFAPEERIDNKTKTDDTVAFRADSFSIYAITEAEAKATRTYEFWVLDINSNKEKLVNKQTIRSGQSLTSPPIPILDSGEKFEGWYHLDIDKYGSDMVEFSKPIYFDSDTPETIELVPVFTNQAYIDFRQRVYISKENKGDYTIPNDYKLSADGFYRNSQGEKLYRDEVLKTRIQEFDKIIGQATVPILKNEEGSIFAYWSLDPYGKKPFDIENTPITRELIIKQGEKSGISQKVKLDLFANFKTGYTISFDSDGGSHVTKVLVNQGEKIDPNKVIDPLKPGYRFKGWSLSRGGEIVKVSDIDVNKSMTLFAIYEKLPGTYTVSHYTENIYDNNFTFYKSESFVASVGSNTPDGEHFRDKTNSEVAKDLVSKGYTKPKSTSPSDKSKPVKGDGSTNINVYYRRPRYKINIYTTGILQGVASLRFSDELKEGEDTAEVWKRAEKLVNRYEVREGDLKGTILKTPPKMPAKELNLIFVPTLGNEDWFVNYIEVDENDKPILDAYGNPKVLRKEAHNAIIAGVETYKGGGDLEGFTFRYVTEPGNDKDSPKVYTIGEAKEVRTYYRRNNYKLTFKTNNNNFKDKLLSLAYETNINSYVPTDIKIGMVDKEGSVFKGWYDNPEFTGIPLDFSNLTMPAKDITIHGKWEAEEYNVRIYKEMTTPGQISSPEKMEEFLVKKYDKLSKDDKRLNAIKPEKIKDKADTRLVWYRFSNGQFEPYDFNELITTHLFLYPVWQYLDPVTNTYKTLEDVNTITYTDGQKLFIDKNLYLNNAAAILQGPYTLEDGSKLDNPNGIKGNIFQDFIIPEGKHFQGWLLDNNPGRVYLPGELINVNKDLKFYPKWGEYKNTSIILYNMMPNTDKKDFSRRQIPENGIITLPDLKKDGWRFLGWSKTKDGLVQFKGDDQIMVTSENVPNELFGIWDVNRTIVINENQPDGSDNTYSRENIANGTIKLIKPAEIKGYRFLGWATEEGAKIPEYDPEAELKVDDNTPLPEKLYGVWQKTQQLTFHNTNIDYKTTSAKADDVTIKVTYQLNGEKFSYDEKKLKIKHNQSVTIDLPIEASDVKYQIIPNDYYKLIKVTPEKLGGRLGDHYGDGVDNISVEIVVARKRLTYDSNIDSIYFDGIRDENGTIIAPFYTKTLDKDGLNYHHTDSFYIKDKMPKGFKFLGWSSTPDGKNMVAYTKNTKLIDIKEEKLYAIWSRPKKFEFVIDNPNGDKNINYTVKLDNYYDKEKTYNGEAILETPSASNVKNIVLNSSGYSYEIIKPKSPKTDGKFDTYTYIIKVNTVVPTGVIDKIGPMALAFVLAILGLALRLYKKYLLRGGFDE, encoded by the coding sequence TTGATTAACAAAGTAATATCAGCCTTTATGGCTTTTTCTATGATGTTATCCTCGACGATAACGCCCATAAAAGCAACAAGTACACTTGATAGCAATGCTTACACTATCATGAGTCTTGATGATAATAATCAAAGTGAAGAAAATAATGAATCCATTTTATTAGAAAGTGATAGCAAGCCAGAAACATCTAGCGACATTGAAGTTAAAGATTCATCAGAAGAAAAAATAATATATAGCCAGCAGTCGTTAATAGCAGACATCTATACTGACAATTCTTTTGGCAAAGATTTGGATTATCAAATTAAGATAAAAGGAACATTCCCAGAAGATGCTAGTATCAAGGCATATATTAAGGCTAATAACGAAAAGTCTTCTGATAGAGAAGATATCCTCTCCTTTGCCTATGAAATATTTGATAAAGATGGAAATGTTATAGAGGAGAATTCATCACAGACCTTTGAGATAGAGATAAAGTCAGATGAGATTAGCTCAAATGATCAATATTTTCTCTATGAAAATAATAGATATAAAACAATAAATAAGTTCAATCTCCTTGATGGATCTATAACTTTCTATTCAAAAGCTAAGAGATTTATCCTAGAGCGAAATAAGACCAAAGACTTGGATAGTAAAGAATCGAAGCTAGAAGATGATTTTGATGAAGAACTTACTTACCAAGATCTTTATGCAGAAATATATAAGGATAAGTCCTATGATAAAAAAGCCTATGACCCAACAAAGATTAAGCTTAATGGGCTTTTACCAGTAGGTGCAAGGGTCAAAGCTTATCCGGTAGAAATCAAAATAGAAGGTCAAGAAGTCCTAGCAGCCTATGACATTACAGTTTTTGACAAGGATGGCAAGGAGTACAAGGTAGGCCCAGATAATAATATCGGGGTAAAAATAACCAACAAAAAAATCAAAAAAGCCAAAAAAGTTGACGTCTACCACAAGGAAAATGAATTTGCACCAGAAGAAAGAATAGATAATAAGACAAAAACTGATGACACTGTTGCCTTTAGGGCGGATAGTTTCTCAATATATGCTATTACAGAAGCTGAGGCTAAAGCGACTAGGACTTATGAATTTTGGGTTCTTGATATAAATTCCAATAAAGAAAAATTAGTCAATAAGCAAACTATCAGAAGCGGACAATCTTTGACATCTCCCCCTATACCAATTTTGGATTCTGGAGAGAAATTCGAAGGCTGGTATCACTTAGATATAGATAAATATGGTAGCGATATGGTGGAATTTTCCAAACCTATATATTTTGATTCTGATACGCCTGAAACAATAGAGCTTGTGCCTGTATTTACCAACCAAGCTTATATTGACTTTAGGCAGAGGGTCTATATAAGTAAGGAAAATAAAGGAGATTATACAATCCCTAATGATTACAAGCTTTCTGCAGATGGTTTCTATAGGAATAGCCAAGGTGAGAAATTATATCGTGATGAAGTTTTAAAGACCCGCATACAAGAATTTGATAAGATAATAGGGCAGGCAACAGTTCCTATATTAAAAAACGAAGAGGGGTCAATATTTGCTTACTGGTCCTTGGATCCTTATGGTAAAAAGCCTTTTGATATAGAAAATACGCCAATAACAAGAGAGCTAATCATAAAACAAGGAGAAAAATCAGGGATTAGTCAAAAAGTTAAGTTGGATTTATTTGCAAATTTCAAGACAGGCTATACTATAAGTTTTGATTCTGATGGTGGAAGCCATGTTACCAAAGTTCTTGTAAATCAGGGAGAAAAAATTGACCCTAATAAGGTAATCGATCCTTTGAAACCAGGCTATAGATTCAAAGGTTGGTCCCTATCCAGAGGTGGGGAGATAGTAAAAGTTTCTGACATAGATGTAAATAAGTCTATGACTCTTTTTGCTATCTATGAAAAACTTCCAGGTACTTACACTGTTAGCCACTATACAGAAAATATTTACGATAATAATTTTACTTTTTATAAGAGCGAAAGTTTTGTAGCATCAGTGGGCAGCAATACGCCTGATGGTGAACACTTTAGAGATAAGACCAATAGCGAGGTAGCAAAGGATCTAGTATCAAAGGGCTATACCAAGCCGAAGTCTACAAGTCCATCGGATAAGTCTAAGCCTGTAAAGGGTGATGGCAGTACAAATATTAATGTATACTATAGGAGACCAAGGTATAAGATTAATATTTACACCACAGGGATATTGCAAGGAGTGGCTAGTCTTAGGTTTTCTGACGAACTTAAGGAAGGTGAAGATACTGCAGAAGTGTGGAAAAGAGCTGAAAAGTTAGTTAATAGATATGAAGTTAGAGAAGGTGACTTAAAAGGAACGATACTAAAAACGCCGCCTAAGATGCCTGCTAAAGAATTAAATCTTATATTTGTACCTACATTGGGTAATGAAGATTGGTTTGTTAACTATATAGAAGTAGATGAAAATGATAAGCCTATTTTAGATGCTTATGGAAATCCCAAAGTATTAAGGAAAGAAGCCCACAACGCTATTATTGCAGGTGTGGAAACTTACAAAGGTGGAGGCGATCTGGAAGGTTTCACCTTTAGGTATGTAACAGAGCCTGGAAACGATAAAGATTCTCCAAAAGTTTATACTATAGGAGAAGCCAAGGAAGTTAGAACCTATTATAGGAGAAATAATTATAAGCTTACATTTAAAACAAATAACAACAATTTCAAAGATAAGTTATTAAGCCTAGCTTATGAAACAAATATTAATTCATATGTACCAACAGATATTAAGATAGGCATGGTAGATAAAGAAGGATCTGTTTTTAAGGGATGGTATGATAACCCAGAATTTACTGGAATTCCTCTTGATTTTTCTAATTTAACAATGCCGGCTAAGGACATTACTATCCATGGCAAATGGGAAGCAGAAGAATACAATGTAAGAATATATAAAGAAATGACAACTCCAGGGCAAATTAGTAGTCCAGAGAAAATGGAAGAATTTTTAGTTAAAAAATATGATAAATTGTCTAAAGACGATAAAAGGCTTAACGCAATAAAACCAGAAAAGATAAAAGACAAAGCCGATACTAGATTAGTTTGGTATAGGTTTAGCAATGGTCAATTCGAGCCTTATGACTTTAATGAACTTATAACTACACATTTGTTCTTATATCCAGTTTGGCAATACTTAGACCCAGTTACAAACACCTATAAGACTTTAGAAGATGTAAATACTATAACTTACACTGATGGACAAAAGTTATTTATAGATAAGAACCTATACTTGAATAATGCAGCAGCTATCTTACAAGGACCATATACCTTAGAAGATGGCAGCAAATTAGATAATCCAAATGGTATAAAAGGGAATATATTTCAAGATTTTATCATCCCAGAAGGTAAGCACTTTCAAGGTTGGTTATTAGATAATAATCCGGGAAGAGTATACCTACCTGGAGAGCTAATAAATGTTAATAAAGACCTTAAATTTTATCCAAAGTGGGGAGAATACAAGAATACATCAATTATTTTATACAATATGATGCCAAATACAGACAAAAAAGACTTTTCCAGACGACAAATACCTGAAAATGGGATTATTACTCTGCCAGATTTAAAAAAAGATGGGTGGAGATTTCTAGGATGGTCAAAGACCAAGGATGGTCTAGTCCAATTTAAAGGTGATGATCAGATTATGGTTACAAGCGAAAATGTACCGAATGAACTTTTTGGAATTTGGGATGTAAATAGAACCATAGTGATAAATGAAAATCAACCAGATGGATCAGATAATACTTATAGTAGAGAAAATATTGCAAATGGAACAATAAAACTTATAAAACCTGCAGAAATAAAGGGTTATAGATTCTTAGGTTGGGCTACTGAAGAAGGAGCCAAGATTCCAGAATATGATCCAGAAGCAGAACTTAAGGTGGATGATAATACACCTTTGCCTGAAAAACTATACGGTGTATGGCAAAAAACTCAGCAGTTGACTTTTCACAACACAAATATAGATTACAAGACGACTTCTGCCAAAGCAGATGATGTAACCATCAAAGTGACCTATCAATTAAATGGTGAAAAGTTCAGCTATGATGAGAAGAAATTAAAAATCAAGCATAATCAAAGTGTAACTATTGACCTTCCAATAGAAGCAAGCGATGTAAAATACCAAATAATTCCCAATGATTACTACAAACTTATCAAAGTTACACCAGAAAAACTAGGAGGTAGACTTGGAGACCATTATGGAGATGGAGTAGACAATATTAGTGTTGAAATAGTCGTAGCTCGTAAGAGATTGACTTACGATTCAAATATTGACAGCATATATTTTGATGGAATAAGAGATGAAAATGGAACAATCATTGCTCCATTTTATACAAAAACCTTAGATAAGGATGGCTTAAACTACCACCATACTGATAGTTTTTATATTAAAGATAAAATGCCAAAGGGATTTAAATTCCTAGGCTGGTCAAGTACCCCAGATGGCAAGAATATGGTGGCTTATACAAAGAATACCAAGCTCATAGATATAAAAGAGGAGAAACTATATGCTATATGGTCCAGACCTAAAAAGTTTGAATTTGTCATAGATAATCCTAATGGTGACAAAAATATCAACTACACAGTCAAACTTGATAATTATTATGACAAAGAAAAAACTTACAACGGCGAAGCCATACTAGAAACGCCAAGTGCAAGTAATGTGAAAAATATTGTTCTAAATTCTTCTGGATATAGTTATGAAATAATAAAACCAAAATCTCCAAAGACAGATGGAAAATTTGACACATATACCTATATAATTAAAGTAAATACAGTTGTACCTACTGGTGTCATAGACAAGATAGGACCTATGGCCCTGGCCTTTGTACTTGCTATCTTGGGATTAGCCCTTAGACTATATAAGAAATATTTGCTTAGAGGAGGTTTTGATGAATGA
- the lepB gene encoding signal peptidase I encodes MDNIRPPSHKKNTIETVDFTNVNKIIKKRRKDLANKNAIKSFFKKLLMIVVVFYFLFTFIFGFQVIYNDDMFPKMVPSDLLIYYRLDRDFYVGDVVVVDKNDANYTLRIVASGGDTVDISEEGQLIVNNSYQAETNIFYPTGQYDQTESQVTFPMKLKENEVFVLGDMRKGAKDSRYFGPVEKNEIKGKVFTLLRRSGF; translated from the coding sequence ATGGATAATATAAGACCCCCTTCCCATAAGAAGAATACGATAGAAACTGTTGATTTTACCAATGTTAATAAAATAATCAAAAAAAGAAGAAAAGATCTGGCAAACAAAAATGCGATAAAATCTTTTTTTAAGAAATTATTAATGATAGTAGTCGTTTTTTACTTCTTGTTCACTTTCATATTTGGATTTCAAGTCATCTACAATGATGATATGTTTCCAAAGATGGTTCCAAGTGACTTGTTGATCTACTACAGGCTCGATAGAGATTTCTATGTGGGTGATGTAGTAGTGGTAGATAAGAATGATGCAAACTACACGCTAAGAATTGTGGCGAGTGGTGGAGATACAGTAGATATCTCCGAAGAAGGACAGCTGATAGTAAATAACTCATACCAAGCAGAAACAAACATTTTCTATCCGACTGGGCAATATGACCAAACAGAAAGCCAAGTCACATTCCCGATGAAATTAAAAGAAAATGAAGTTTTCGTCCTAGGAGATATGAGAAAAGGCGCCAAAGATTCCAGATACTTTGGCCCGGTAGAAAAAAATGAGATCAAAGGCAAGGTATTTACCTTACTAAGAAGAAGCGGATTCTAA
- a CDS encoding FctA domain-containing protein — protein MNINNIFKKVTGVVLAGAIAFAGFAGSANAASGAINTKGSSDALTSTPEISKEVTGAEYFGGGTFTYTLTAEEAPSYTGFAPRTSKTPLIGLTDGKIEIAGGQTTGTEAITVNQDAVDKAQPGVYRYQIKEEASGIAGMTDDTRTFDVDVFVTSDNGTGRKIAYYIVSVDGQKAELKFTNKLTQEDLKITKTITGNQANLSDTFKFTIKVNSKSNTSVRYTTANVSDPKTDQAVTTGSAFTVDGVTNKSTITLTGLAADDTVTITESDAKDGGYKANVSGGLTLSGADVDKNEATGTATITAGIADIAWENSRTAEIPTGLIENIGPFVIAILAAGFILFIYFKNNKKEEELA, from the coding sequence ATGAATATAAACAATATTTTCAAAAAAGTAACAGGTGTAGTACTAGCAGGAGCAATTGCATTTGCAGGTTTTGCTGGTAGTGCAAATGCAGCAAGTGGTGCGATTAATACTAAAGGTAGTTCAGATGCTTTAACATCTACACCAGAGATATCAAAAGAGGTTACAGGAGCAGAATACTTTGGTGGTGGTACATTTACTTATACACTTACAGCAGAAGAAGCCCCATCATACACAGGATTTGCTCCAAGAACAAGCAAAACACCATTAATTGGCCTAACCGATGGCAAAATTGAAATTGCTGGTGGCCAAACTACTGGCACAGAAGCTATCACTGTAAACCAAGATGCAGTAGATAAAGCTCAACCAGGTGTTTATAGATATCAAATCAAAGAAGAAGCATCTGGCATAGCTGGTATGACAGATGATACTAGAACATTTGATGTAGATGTATTTGTAACAAGCGACAATGGAACAGGTAGAAAAATTGCCTACTATATAGTATCTGTAGATGGTCAAAAAGCTGAACTTAAATTTACCAATAAATTAACGCAAGAAGATCTAAAAATTACCAAAACAATTACAGGTAACCAAGCAAATCTATCAGATACATTTAAATTTACAATTAAAGTAAATTCAAAAAGTAACACATCTGTAAGATATACAACAGCAAATGTAAGTGATCCAAAAACCGACCAAGCAGTAACAACAGGTTCTGCATTTACTGTAGATGGTGTTACAAATAAAAGTACTATAACTCTAACTGGTCTTGCTGCTGATGACACAGTAACAATCACAGAATCAGATGCTAAAGATGGCGGCTATAAGGCAAATGTATCTGGTGGACTTACATTAAGTGGTGCTGATGTTGATAAGAATGAAGCAACTGGCACTGCAACAATTACAGCTGGTATAGCTGATATAGCTTGGGAAAATAGCCGTACAGCAGAAATCCCAACAGGTCTTATAGAAAACATTGGGCCATTCGTAATAGCTATCCTAGCAGCAGGATTTATCTTATTCATCTACTTTAAAAACAACAAAAAAGAAGAGGAATTAGCATAA
- the srtB gene encoding class B sortase has protein sequence MQVLADISRIGEKILDRLVAIILILVILFAGYSLWNSYMLYRGGFAGDELLKFKPQITADGENPTLWDLMKINEDVIAWITIDDTNIDHPVLQGEDNMEYVNKDVYKKFALSGSIFLDYRNKKDFTDPYSLLYGHHMDQGGMFGDVVLFENKDYFDKHRTGTLYLPDKTYKIEIFMCSKVDAYDHLVFNPASIATMDQRQELIDHARQTKLQERDVKIGNDRIIALSTCEKATTNGRTVILGVLRPINGDK, from the coding sequence TTGCAGGTATTAGCAGATATATCGCGTATAGGCGAGAAAATCCTTGATCGCCTTGTAGCTATCATTTTAATATTGGTCATACTTTTCGCAGGCTACTCTCTTTGGAATTCCTATATGCTTTATCGTGGTGGATTTGCTGGTGATGAACTTTTGAAATTCAAACCTCAAATTACTGCAGATGGAGAAAACCCTACTTTGTGGGATTTGATGAAAATCAACGAAGATGTCATAGCTTGGATTACTATAGATGACACCAATATAGACCACCCAGTCCTCCAAGGAGAGGACAATATGGAATATGTCAACAAGGATGTCTACAAAAAGTTTGCCCTTTCTGGGTCAATATTTTTAGACTACCGCAACAAGAAAGATTTTACCGACCCATACTCACTCCTATATGGCCACCATATGGACCAGGGAGGGATGTTTGGTGATGTAGTCCTCTTTGAAAATAAAGATTATTTTGATAAGCATAGGACTGGCACACTTTATTTGCCAGATAAGACATATAAGATAGAAATATTTATGTGCTCTAAGGTTGATGCCTATGACCATCTTGTTTTTAATCCAGCTTCTATAGCGACTATGGATCAAAGACAAGAACTCATAGACCACGCAAGGCAAACAAAACTCCAAGAGCGAGATGTTAAGATTGGCAATGACAGAATCATAGCCTTATCCACTTGTGAGAAGGCTACTACCAACGGTAGGACTGTGATACTTGGAGTACTTCGACCTATAAATGGAGATAAGTGA